Proteins encoded in a region of the Podarcis muralis chromosome 6, rPodMur119.hap1.1, whole genome shotgun sequence genome:
- the C6H10orf71 gene encoding cardiac-enriched FHL2-interacting protein: MQVNKKHTDGQSDSSSIGSFLDDTDREVCSLTDRAFKSLCVAELESSYAEADPVVSPNISHQFSSKFPQGPRNHAIKKNTPPNKGLPKAEEHSTFQQFPNDTQEGQNAAINITPSIRMKLGLPVPTLRNYKHTSKVSSLIKTFDKAENQEASATAKQPVRNSLTKLPLVCGGDMAFWGGKTILNIQKELSEFSEPFQDVANASGRPELHELHRRQNKMDLACHGPRGFYRQADASNIRMSSVSAVSRKAAKNRTGKAKEPARKGIFLHSENSAFESWNLHHKKLEADGPTEIILKEGNLIYFEETPFFREACIHECKPSPPKVTAPVISEQDFSGAFPQKPLSQGSLSPLPLAQVPFPPQANAKDIVSQVLPPQASDLPPPVHRIPTSPSLTSETSFPPSPQVSVSLKPSTPPQSLPQASAPPEAIAPQVTVLSEKTSNSEFKSELKNVCPPWRKQKKELGGMELTQEIAPEVLRTKDSSYRKPPDITPIAETSADESHMAPSDPSSPSFNISKLLTPVLPRKQEREPSEGQSFLEAPPISETGTAKETEERIFYSSQNNYKSKAPSLLFNLKDIRKRVKSTYSPSPLLRTLEDKKIKEQDGIKASVTAANALEGSNKKMVEADKTGHKPSEQMDSTNATNSSGHFIDSYLTPEDSEMSSLADFHPNEHRLRQYSPPNSHLADVPTDPEAHVQSFQLQDLKSKQVAPSHSADAEPQVSPYLFFTPEENINDSGNQACPPTGNEHRGKRSTSSSEQSFVSIIDQPFHDDSFSLMQLFQKACHQESQRSKNEWSAEEKLGSKEEGEEKSGGEKQLHDYHLSIRGCHTDEKHEEQEEQGKKEKAAQETDVKEKREDKWESMDSASEAKLEESLTPTSPSSLKPNMFMIKDNTFKSSPVIKAVKLPLLRSLSCEEAITGSHAEAERQTFGPLRSTPNIQEVDLFSSRNRSQQDVRDAATGRDADESRSIPGSVSCQVVRKSPLTTGYTLREGPEGVYMQELVGEDEGANITPGLSQQSLKSDEKQLARDKGKARAGKLRRNSSSQSTLSLEGDPAQNRQKCPVREKVNYFKNNLLSKRRGGSCVKKIISQEMRSPTISEPYSHASSEVFRDTSASSGTLTVSTIPSPRSHSAMQSTFTSPFSDTSAVSNVPQAERITSSSSLQGGTESGKRSSTLEPFDLMQTSQLSGDAGSSPVANERLQMAKTAAKPPAVPPKSEKALRRAKKLASKRKKTEAQQKRLQDEAPSHGGDIGTMQPVQSSLSPICLNSSLTPSESHLVRLQPAPSLSPTPSLPATTQRKLLQDPDSGEYFIVDLPVQFKTFYDPESGRYIQLSIPPSKRNLSQTPSSESVPSSYVLYPSTLPTRVSSVPVQASPSQFSESASLMQRALLESTSDWSQGGQYPEPLGSQPYIEPAVCDVHSHEVDGSQYNFEKDVSLPDDADIISMGALEDFAVEGVS; encoded by the coding sequence ATGCAAGTGAATAAGAAGCACACCGATGGGCAAAGCGACTCCTCCAGCATTGGGAGCTTCCTGGATGACACAGACAGAGAAGTCTGCAGCCTCACCGACCGAGCCTTCAAAAGTCTGTGTGTGGCTGAGCTCGAATCATCTTACGCGGAGGCCGATCCAGTTGTTTCACCCAACATCTCCCACCAGTTCTCGAGCAAATTTCCCCAAGGCCCGCGGAACCATGCCATCAAGAAAAATACTCCCCCTAACAAGGGACTGCCAAAAGCCGAGGAGCATTCAACATTCCAGCAGTTTCCAAACGACACCCAAGAAGGTCAAAACGCCGCTATAAACATCACCCCAAGCATTAGGATGAAGCTGGGTTTGCCAGTGCCTACTCTGCGCAATTATAAACATACCTCAAAAGTTTCCTCCTTGATAAAGACCTTTGATAAAGCTGAGAACCAGGAGGCTTCAGCAACAGCCAAGCAACCGGTTAGAAACAGCTTGACAAAACTCCCCTTAGTTTGTGGAGGCGACATGGCTTTCTGGGGTGGCAAAACCATTTTAAACATCCAGAAGGAACTCTCTGAGTTTTCTGAGCCGTTCCAGGACGTGGCAAACGCAAGCGGGAGGCCCGAACTGCACGAACTTCACAGAAGGCAGAACAAAATGGATTTGGCCTGTCACGGTCCACGTGGTTTTTATCGTCAGGCCGACGCTTCAAATATTCGAATGTCCAGTGTCTCCGCCGTCTCAAGAAAGGCGGCAAAAAACCGAACTGGGAAAGCCAAAGAGCCAGCTAGAAAGGGCATCTTTCTACACAGCGAGAACAGTGCTTTTGAATCGTGGAATCTGCATCATAAAAAACTTGAGGCAGACGGGCCTACTGAAATTATCCTCAAAGAAGGAAACCTGATATACTTTGAAGAAACACCTTTCTTTAGAGAGGCCTGTATTCATGAATGTAAACCATCTCCCCCGAAGGTCACAGCTCCCGTAATTTCAGAACAGGATTTCTCAGGTGCCTTTCCACAAAAACCACTCTCTCaaggctctctctctccattaCCTCTAGCCCAGGTGCCTTTTCCTCCTCAGGCTAATGCTAAAGACATTGTTTCACAGGTGTTGCCACCCCAAGCTTCTGATCTGCCACCACCTGTGCACAGGATTCCTACATCACCATCCCTTACATCTGAAACCTCTTTTCCACCATCTCCGCAGGTTTCCGTGTCACTGAAGCCTTCCACTCCACCACAATCTCTGCCTCAGGCCTCTGCTCCACCAGAAGCGATAGCGCCTCAAGTTACTGTGTTGTCAGAGAAGACTAGCAATTCAGAATTTAAGTCTGAGCTGAAAAATGTTTGTCCACCTTGGAGGAAACAAAAGAAAGAGCTTGGAGGAATGGAGCTGACGCAGGAGATTGCACCAGAAGTGCTAAGAACGAAGGACTCCTCGTACAGAAAGCCACCTGACATCACTCCCATTGCCGAAACATCCGCAGATGAGTCCCACATGGCTCCATCTGACCCCTCTAGTCCTTCTTTCAACATCTCAAAACTTTTAACTCCAGTCCTACCACGTAAACAAGAGAGAGAGCCCTCAGAAGGCCAGTCATTTCTGGAAGCTCCTCCCATTTCTGAAACTGGAACCGCCAAAGAAACAGAGGAGAGAATATTCTATTCTTCTCAGAACAATTATAAGTCGAAAGCACCGAGTTTGCTGTTCAACCTGAAGGATATCCGAAAACGTGTGAAAAGCACTTACAGTCCCTCCCCTCTCCTAAGAACCCTTGAGGACAAAAAGATTAAGGAGCAAGACGGCATAAAAGCAAGCGTCACAGCCGCCAATGCGCTAGaaggaagcaataaaaaaatgGTTGAGGCTGACAAAACAGGTCATAAGCCTTCTGAACAAATGGACAGCACCAATGCCACCAATTCCTCTGGGCATTTCATTGACAGCTACCTGACTCCAGAGGACAGTGAGATGTCATCTCTGGCTGACTTCCACCCAAATGAGCACCGTTTAAGACAATATTCTCCACCCAACTCTCACCTTGCAGATGTGCCAACTGACCCAGAAGCACATGTTCAAAGTTTCCAACTGCAGGATCTTAAAAGTAAACAAGTCGCTCCAAGTCACAGTGCTGATGCGGAACCCCAGGTATCCCCATATTTATTTTTCACACCTGAGGAGAACATAAATGATAGTGGAAACCAAGCCTGCCCACCGACTGGAAATGAACACCGAGGCAAAAGGAGCACCAGCTCTTCTGAACAATCTTTTGTCTCCATTATAGACCAGCCATTTCACGACGACTCTTTTTCTCTAATGCAGCTCTTTCAGAAAGCATGCCATCAAGAAAGCCAGAGGAGTAAGAATGAGTGGAGTGCAGAAGAAAAGCTAGGTAgcaaagaagagggggaggagaagtCAGGGGGGGAGAAGCAACTGCATGACTACCATCTGAGCATCCGTGGCTGTCACACGGATGAGAAGCATGAGGAGCAGGAAGAGCAGGGTAAAAAGGAGAAGGCAGCGCAAGAAACAGACgtgaaggagaagagagaagacAAGTGGGAAAGCATGGATTCGGCATCAGAAGCTAAGCTGGAAGAGTCGCTAACACCAACTTCACCAAGTTCACTGAAGCCCAATATGTTCATGATTAAAGACAACACGTTTAAGTCGTCGCCGGTGATAAAAGCAGTCAAGTTGCCTCTGCTCAGGTCTTTGTCCTGTGAAGAAGCCATCACTGGCAGTCACGCGGaggctgaaaggcagactttTGGGCCCCTTCGTTCTACTCCAAACATTCAAGAGGTGGACTTGTTTTCGTCAAGAAACAGAAGCCAGCAGGATGTGAGGGATGCTGCAACAGGCAGAGATGCTGATGAGTCAAGATCCATCCCAGGCAGTGTGAGCTGTCAAGTGGTACGGAAAAGCCCCTTAACAACAGGATACACTCTTAGAGAAGGACCAGAAGGAGTCTATATGCAGGAATTGGTGGGAGAAGATGAAGGAGCTAATATTACACCAGGGTTATCACAGCAAAGTTTGAAAAGCGACGAGAAACAGTTGGCCAGAGACAAAGGAAAGGCTAGGGCTGGGAAACTGAGGCGTAATTCTTCCAGCCAATCGACTCTTAGTTTGGAAGGTGACCCAGCACAAAACAGGCAAAAGTGCCCTGTGAGAGAAAAGGTGAACTATTTTAAGAACAATCTCTTATCTAAACGCAGAGGTGGTTCTTGTGTGAAAAAGATAATAAGTCAAGAGATGAGATCTCCCACGATATCGGAGCCCTATTCTCATGCTTCCAGTGAAGTTTTCCGGGACACATCAGCATCATCGGGTACCCTAACCGTTTCCACCATACCAAGTCCAAGGTCACACAGCGCGATGCAATCTACCTTCACAAGTCCTTTTTCAGATACATCTGCAGTCTCCAATGTACCACAGGCTGAAAGAATAACAAGTTCCTCTTCATTGCAAGGAGGAACAGAGAGCGGAAAGAGGTCTTCTACCTTGGAGCCATTTGATCTGATGCAGACAAGTCAACTCTCGGGAGATGCTGGCAGCTCTCCTGTTGCAAACGAGAGACTTCAGATGGCGAAGACAGCAGCCAAACCCCCGGCTGTACCACCCAAATCAGAAAAGGCGTTACGGCGGGCAAAGAAACTGgcaagcaagaggaagaaaacagaggCACAGCAGAAAAGGCTACAGGACGAAGCTCCATCCCACGGCGGCGATATCGGAACTATGCAACCGGTCCAGTCCTCACTCTCGCCAATATGCCTTAATTCTTCTTTGACACCATCAGAATCTCACCTGGTGAGGCTACAACCTGCCCCATCATTAAGTCCCACGCCCTCTTTACCTGCCACAACCCAGCGTAAGCTGCTTCAGGATCCAGATTCAGGAGAGTATTTCATTGTAGATTTACCTGTTCAGTTTAAGACCTTTTATGATCCAGAGAGCGGAAGGTATATCCAGCTCTCGATCCCTCCTTCAAAAAGGAACTTGTCTCAAACGCCCTCTTCAGAGAGTGTCCCTTCTTCTTACGTCTTGTACCCCAGTACTCTCCCAACCAGAGTTTCATCTGTTCCGGTACAGGCATCGCCATCTCAGTTTTCTGAATCGGCTTCCCTTATGCAAAGAGCCCTCTTGGAATCGACTTCAGACTGGTCACAAGGTGGCCAGTACCCAGAACCTCTCGGGAGTCAACCTTATATTGAGCCTGCCGTGTGTGATGTTCACAGTCACGAAGTGGATGGGTCACAGTATAACTTCGAGAAGGATGTGAGCCTCCCTGATGATGCTGACATCATTTCAATGGGCGCGCTTGAAGATTTTGCTGTGGAAGGTGTGTCGTGA